A section of the Lepus europaeus isolate LE1 chromosome 19, mLepTim1.pri, whole genome shotgun sequence genome encodes:
- the PPP1R37 gene encoding protein phosphatase 1 regulatory subunit 37 codes for METPPQEAPPGPGADGDAEEAAGEAGSPSPASPPADGRLKAAAKRVTFPSDEDIVSGAVEPKDPWRHAQNVTVDEVISAYKQACQKLSCRQIPKLLRQLQEFTDLGHRIDCLDLKGEKLDYKTCEALEEVFKRLQFKVVDLEQTNLDEDGASALFDMIEYYESATHLNISFNKHIGTRGWQAAAHMMRKTSCLQYLDARNTPLLDHSAPFVARALRIRSSLAVLHLENASLSGRPLMLLATALKMNVSLRELHLADNKLNGLQDSAQLGTLLKFNCSLQILDLRNNHVLDSGLAYICEGLKEQRKGLVTLVLWNNQLTHTGMAFLGMTLPHTQSLETLNLGHNPIGNEGVRNLKNGLISNRSVLRLGLASTKLTCEGAVAVAEFIAESPRLLRLDLRENEIKTGGLMALSLALKVNHSLLRLDLDREPKKEAVKSFIETQKALLAEIQNGCKRNFVLAREREEKEQRLQLSASMPEITITEPPPAPAAAQNGAPGPAPGPDSDSDSDSEGEDEEEDGERDEAGRDQSPSAPCPALVPPTDSLGPGDRSPPGSPPSPSEQRISVSSPGRGHKVFVVTRVESPPERAEPPVPPAPLSPPSPPSSPVLPPAEGGGGQDPGSPEPQPQPETPQPGPLLPNGLKPEFALALPPEPPPGPEAKAGSRSLDHELSCPESEKELEELLLEASQEPGQETL; via the exons atGGAGACCCCGCCGCAGGAGGCGCCGCCCGGGCCGGGCGCGGACGGCGACGCCGAGGAGGCCGCTGGCGAGGCTGGGTCCCCCAGTCCCGCCTCGCCCCCCGCCGACGGGCGCCTCAAGGCGGCGGCCAAGCGCGTCACGTTCCCGTCGGACGAGGATATCGTGTCCGGCGCGGTGGAGCCCAAAGACCCCTGGAGACATG CCCAGAACGTGACCGTGGACGAGGTGATCAGTGCCTACAAGCAAGCCTGTCAGAAGCTGAGCTGCAGGCAGATCCCCAAGCTCCTGCGGCAGCTGCAG GAGTTCACAGACCTCGGGCACCGCATCGACTGTCTGGACCTGAAAG GTGAGAAGCTGGACTACAAGACCTGTGAGGCCCTGGAGGAGGTCTTCAAGCGGCTGCAGTTCAAGGTCGTGGACCTGGAGCAGACAAACCTGGATGAGGAT GGTGCCTCCGCCCTCTTCGACATGATCGAGTACTACGAGTCGGCCACGCACCTCAACATCTCCTTCAATAAGCACATCGGCACGCGGGGCTGGCAGGCCGCCGCCCACATGATGCGCAAG ACCAGCTGCCTGCAGTACCTGGACGCGCGCAACACGCCCCTGCTGGACCACTCGGCGCCCTTCGTGGCACGCGCCCTGCGCATCCGCAGCAGCCTGGCGGTGCTGCACCTGGAGAACGCCAGCCTGTCGGGGAGGCCCCTCATGCTGCTCG CCACGGCGCTGAAGATGAACGTGAGCCTGCGGGAGCTGCACCTGGCCGACAATAAGCTCAATGGTTTGCAGGACTCGGCCCAGCTGGGCACCCTGCTCAAGTTCAACTGCTCCCTGCAGATCCTGGACCTGCGCAACAACCACGTGCTGGACTCAG GTCTCGCCTACATCTGTGAGGGCCTCAAGGAgcagaggaaggggctggtgACCCTGGTGCTGTGGAACAACCAGCTCACGCACACGGGCATGGCCTTCCTGGGCATGACGctg ccccaCACGCAGAGCCTGGAGACCCTGAACCTGGGCCACAACCCCATCGGGAACGAGGGCGTGCGGAACCTCAAGAACGGGCTCATCAGCAACCGCAGCGTGCTGCGCCTCGGCCTGGCCTCCACCAAGCTCACGTGCGAGG GCGCGGTGGCGGTGGCGGAGTTCATCGCCGAGAGCCCCCGCCTCCTGAGACTGGACCTCCGCGAGAACGAGATCAAGACGGGCGGGCTCATGGCGCTGTCCTTGGCCCTCAAGGTGAACCACTCCCTGCTGCGCCTGGACCTGGACCGTGAGCCCAAGAAGGAGGCG GTCAAGAGCTTCATCGAGACCCAGAAGGCGCTGCTGGCCGAGATCCAGAACGGCTGCAAGCGCAACTTCGTGCTGGCGCGGGAGCGCGAGGAGAAGGAGCAGCGGCTGCAGCTGTCGGCCTCCATGCCCGAGATCACCATCACCGAGCCGCCGCCGGCGCCCGCCGCGGCGCAGAACGGGGCCCCGGGCCCCGCGCCCGGCCCGGACTCGGACTCGGATTCAGACTCTGAGGGGGAAGACGAGGAGGAAGACGGGGAGAGGGATGAGGCCGGCAGAGACCAGAGTCCCtcggccccctgccctgccctggtgcCCCCCACAgactccctgggccctggggacaggagccccccaggcagccccccctccccctctgagcAGCGCATTTCCGTGTCCAGCCCGGGCCGGGGCCACAAGGTGTTTGTGGTGACCCGGGTGGAGAGTCCTCCCGAGAGGGCCGAGCCCCCTGTGCCGcccgcccccctctcccctccctcccctccctcctcccctgtgcTACCGCCAGCTGAGGGCGGCGGCGGCCAGGACCCAGGATCGCCTGAGCCTCAGCCGCAGCCGGAGACGCCTCAGCCAGGGCCGCTGCTGCCCAACGGCCTGAAGCCCGAGTTTGCCCTCGCGCTGCCACCAGAGCCGCCCCCGGGGCCCGAGGCCAAGGCGGGCAGCCGCAGCCTGGACCACG AGCTGAGCTGCCCCGAGAGCGAGAAGGAGCTGGAAGAGCTGCTTCTGGAAGCCAGTCAGGAGCCGGGGCAGGAGACACTGTGA
- the GEMIN7 gene encoding gem-associated protein 7, which translates to MQTPLATPVPVLRLPRGPDGFSRGFAPGGRRAPLKPGPPAAQEPAEPREQRARAALRERYLRSLLAMVGRQVSFTLHEGVRVAARFGAADLDIANLYVSQLQTPIGVQAEALLRCSDVIAYTFQP; encoded by the coding sequence ATGCAGACTCCACTGGCCACGCCCGTGCCCGTGCTCCGGCTGCCGCGGGGCCCTGACGGCTTCAGCCGCGGCTTCGCCCCCGGAGGCCGCCGGGCGCCCCTGAAGCCGGGGCCTCCTGCCGCCCAGGAGCCTGCAGAGCCGCGGGAGCAGCGGGCCCGCGCCGCCCTGCGGGAGCGCTACCTGCGCAGCCTGCTGGCCATGGTGGGCCGCCAGGTGAGCTTCACGCTGCACGAGGGCGTGCGCGTGGCCGCCCGCTTCGGAGCCGCCGACCTGGACATAGCCAACCTGTACGTGTCGCAGCTGCAGACCCCCATAGGCGTGCAGGCCGAGGCGTTGCTGCGGTGCAGTGACGTCATCGCGTACACCTTCCAGCCCTGA